The genomic interval TTCCAGTACGTTGATTTTACCCAGAAAAAACCTGCCCGCATAGGATCGCGGGAAATATTCCATCAGTTTTGAATAGACCCTTCGGGCCGCAGCGTAATCGCCGGCGTCCATGTATATGCCGCCCAGCATCAGGTACACCCTTTCCTCCTGCGGGTCGATCGCGAGCGTCTTTTCATATGCATCGGCGGCTTTCTCATGCTGCGCCAGTTCTTGGTGGATATCGCCCTTGAGAATTAGAGCCGGAACATTTTCAGGGTGTTCCTTCAAGACCCCTTCCAAGAGCGACAGTGCCTTTTGGTCCTTTTTCTGCCGGAGATAAAGGCGGGAAAGTTCGACCCGCAGAAAGGGCGTCTCCGGATCGAGCGCCACGGCCTGCTCCAGGTTCACGATTGCCTTGTCAAGGGCCCCTTTTATCAAAAACAATTGAGATTGGGTGTAAAAATAATAGCTGTTCGGAGGGGGTTCATATACGGATGCCGGTGGGGGCGCGCTCTCTTCTGGAGAGATGTCCCTGCTAGGCATGCACCCGGCCAGGCAGGCAAGCAGGAGAATTGAGATTGTCAACCTTCCGATGGTAAGCACCATATTCACCCCGAATATCGCATAAACAACATGGTAATTGCGAGTCAATTAAGACCTGAGTTCAATTCGCGAAAGCGTGAAAGCACGAAAATTTTCATGGTCTTTTTCGTGCTTTTGGACTTTCGTGTTTTCGCGATAACTGCTCTTTATCTTTTGCAATCGGACCTATGCGTCACCGTGTTGTCTACCCACAGGCTTGGTCAGTCTTCCCTGTCTTCAAGCGCATAGGCTTCGAAGTCGGGAATTTCCCGTTTGAAAAACTCCCTCATCTTTTTAATGACATTCTTCTCGATCTGACGCACCCGTTCCCTGGAAATGTCGTAGCGGTCACCGATTTCCTGAAGCGTCACCGGTGTGTCGGAAAAGATCCGCTGCTCGAAAATGACCAGTTCCCGTTCGGTCATCTTCTCTTTGAACTCGGAAATCTTGTTGTGCAGCAGGGTTTCCATCTCCTTTTTGGCGACATGGTCCTCGATGGATTCCGTCTGCGTGCTTAAAAACTCGATTCTTTCCGTGTCCGAGTCGTCCTTCAGGGGGGCGTCCAGGGAAACATCCCAGCCGTCCAGGCGTTGATCCATGTCCACGATCTCGCGCTCGGACACCCCCAGCCGCTCTGACAAAAGCTTCGGCTTGGGGTCGAAGCCGTCGTCGATCAGTTTCTGCTTCTCTTTTTTCAGTTTGAAAAACAGCTTGCGCTGGCCCTGGGTGGTGCCGATTTTCACCAGGCGCCAGTTGTCCATGATGAATTTGAGGATATAGGCCTTGATCCAGAACGAAGCGTAATAGGAAAACTTAACGTTCTTATAAGGGTCGAACTTCTTAACGGCCTGCATGAGCCCGATGTTGCCTTCTTGAATCAAGTCCAGGAGGTTTTGCATCCAAACCCGTTGAAATTCAAGGGCGATCTTCACCACCAGACGCAGGTTGGCGGTAACCAACCGGTAGGCGGCTTCCGTATCGCCCTCTTCCTGAACCTTCCTGCCGAGTTCCCGCTCCTCTTCCCTGGTGAGCAGCTTGTAGTGGCTGATTTCGTTGAGGTAACGCTGCAGCGGATCGAACTTTACCAGAGACTTGTTCGCCGACGAATCTTTTGTAAGGCCCGCCTTGGCCTTTACGCTCTTATTGGAAGCCGTATTCCTGGAAACCGCAGGCTTCTTTTTCTTCGTTCTCTTTTTGCTGGTCTTTTTGGGCATCGATCATTCCATGAAATCAGCGACCTCCGGCAGAGCCGAAGGTATGAAAAAGACCCCCCCGAAGGAACCTGGGCTGCCGTCGCCGCTGATCTGTTTTGGCCTGAGAACGAGGGCTTTTCTCCCATCCTCCAAGCAGGACATTATTGGTTGCCGACGGGTAAAGGATGTTGCCGGTGTGGCGCCTTTTTTATGGACTTTGTCGAGGACATATGGTAGACGCCTGTCATTCTGAGTTAATCATATGCGCCTGTAGCTCAGCCTGGATAGAGCAACGGACTTCTAATCCGTAGGTCGCAGGTTCGAATCCTGCCAGGCGTACCACAAAACCAATCGGTTGCCTCGACGGTGACCGATCCTTTTGCCGTCCCTAACATCTTTACCTATATTGAACGATTTTCGGGTTTGCCGTCCCGGTGAAATCCTTCGGGTCTGCTTCGCAGATTTTCACAGGACAGGCATATGCAGGGAGAATGTCACCTTTTTCCATCTGTTCAACCTAGTTACACAAGCATTTCAGTGTATACAAGCAACGATCGATTGTCAACGCATGACCGCAAGATTATCAAATTGTCATGTTGGGGAGCAGGATTTCAATGCGTGATTAAACAACTTGACAACCTTGCCCTAAAAATATTATATGAGTAAATATTTTGCTCATAAAGGAGTAATTTTTATTGAACGATCTTTTCACGGGACTGATCACATCCAAAACCCGAATCAAGCTGTTGGTCCGTTTTTTTTTCAATCCGACGGTCAAGTCCTATCTACGCGAATTGGCAAATGAATTCGATGTCTCCACCAATGCCGTTCGCGGGGAGCTTAGCCAACTGACAAAAACGGAACTGTTGATTTCGAAAAAAAGTGGAAGATTGGTGTATTACAAAGCAAACGTTGACCATCCGCTTTTTGCCGACCTCAAATCCATGGTGAGCAAGGCTATCGGTGTTGATACCATTATCGACAGCATCGTCCGCCGGCTGGGGGAGTTGGATCGAGCCTATCTGCTGGACGATTACGCGGAGGGCAAAGATACCGGCATTATCGATTTGCTGCTTGTCGGCAATATCGACCCCTATCACCTGAATGACTTGAGTAGAAAAACTGAACGATATATCAACCGAAAAATCCGTTCGCTCGTCATAACCAAAGACGAATACCGTACCATTCGACCAACAATCGAAAAAAAACCGCATTTGCTTATCTGGGAAAAAAATTATCAAAGGAATTCCAGTGGAAACAGTGAATTATAGAAATCTTCGGGTAGCCGTTGCCGGTTCGGGTTATTGGGGAAAAAATTTAGTCAGGAACTTTTACGAACTGGGTGTCCTTAAGCTGATTTGCGACAAAAACGAAGCCCTGCTGGACGAATACAATGATCGCCTTCAAGGTGTCGATACCTGTATCGCCTTTCACGATGTCATCACCCGGCATGACATAGACGGAATCGTCATTGCCACCCCTGCGGAAACGCACTACCGGCTGGCAAGGGAAGCGCTGCTATCGAAAAAACACGTATATGTAGAAAAACCGCTTGTATTGGCCGAAGAACAGGCTGAAGAACTGATCCATCTCGCCGAACAGTACGATCTCACCCTGATGGTCGGACACCTGCTGCAATACCACCCTGCCTTCATTTATCTCAAGGAAATCATTGCAAAGGGTGAGCTTGGAAGAATCAACTACATCTATTCCCACCGGCTGAACCTTGGAAAAATACGGAAAGAGGAAAACATCCTATGGTCATTTGCCCCTCACGATATATCCATGATTCTAGGCATCGCCGGCGAGGAGCCCGAAATGGTGATCGCCACGGGCGGCAATTACCTGCATAACAAGATAGCGGATGTCACTACCACGCACCTCGCTTTCCCGTCCGGGCTCAAGGCCCATATTTTTGTCTCCTGGCTGCACCCTTTTAAAGAACAGAAGCTCGTAGTCGTCGGAGACAAAAAAATGGCCGTTTTCGACGACACACGCGAGTGGGAAGAGAAGCTCCTGCTCTATCCCCACAGCATCCGGTGGCAAAACAACATTCCCGTACCGGACAAGAAAGAACCGGAACGAGCGCCCATCAACCCGCTGGAACCGTTACAGGAAGCGTGCAAACAGTTTTTAGAGAGCATTTCCGGCGGGAAGGCACCGGTAACCGATGGCCACGAAGGTTTGCGGGTACTGCGGGTCCTCGAAAGAAGCCAGCAATCGTTGGACGACAATTATCGGAAAGTCGATGAAAAGAGAAACGCTTTCGACTCCGGCACAGTTGATTATTATGCACATCAAACGGCCGTAATCGATCCCGGCTGCCACATCGGCAGCGGCACAAAAATCTGGCATTTTTCGCATGTTCTGAGCAATTCAACCATCGGCAGAAATGTCACTATCGGCCAGAACGTCATGATCGGACCGGATGTGTCCGTCGGGCACAACTGCAAGATCCAGAACAACGTTTCCATTTACAAGGGGGTGACGCTTGAAGAGGGTGTTTTCTGCGGCCCCAGTATGGTTTTCACGAATATCTACAACCCCCGTGCGGAATTAAGCAAAATGGACCAGGTCAGGCCCACCCTGGTGAGGAGAGGCGCGACGCTGGGTGCCAATGCCACCATCGTGTGCGGCACCACCCTGGGTGCCTACTGTTTTGTGGGGGCCGGTGCCCTGGTCAATCGCAACCTTCCGGACCACGCGCTGGCCGTCGGCAACCCGGCCAAGCAGATTGGGTGGGTGTGCCGGTGCGGCGAACGCCTGACCGACCAGCTTGATTGCATGGTCTGCGGGACGCAATACGAAGCATGCAGGTCAGGAATTTCCCCCAAAGGCGTTTAGTGAGGATCACACCATGACAGAACTTCCGGCAATTGCAGGAGGGACACCGGTAAGAAAGCAGTATCTCATTTTCGGCAACCCGTTGATCGAACAGCCGGAAATTGAAGACGTTATCGATTCTCTCGAATCGGGGTGGCTGGGAACGGGCCCCAAGGTTAAGCGTTTCGAAGATGCATTTAGAGACTATATCGGAACGACCCAAGCGATAGCTGTAAACTCATGCACGGCGGCCCTCCACTTGTCGCTGCTGACGATCGGCGTCCTTCCCGGCGACGAGGTCATCACCACACCAATGACCTTCACCGCCACGGCGGCCTCTATTATTCATGCGGGCGCAACGCCTGTATTTGTCGACGTCGACTTGAAAAGCATGAATATGTCTCCGGATATGATTGAATCCGCAATAACGGAGAGAACCAAAGCCATACTGCCGGTTCATTTTGCAGGTTTTCCGTGCGATATGGACAGGATACTGGCGTTGTCCCGACGATTCGGCTTGAAAATTGTAGAAGACGCCGCCCACGCCGTAGAATCAGTCGCCCATGGCAGAAAAGTTGGCAACATCGGTGACTTAACATGTTTCAGTTTTTATTCGACCAAAAATATTGTTACCGGTGAAGGCGGCATGATTACAACCAACGACAAGGACTATATGAAAAACATAAAGATGCTGGCATTGCATGGAATGACAACGGATGCCTGGCACCGCTTCAAAGACAAAGGGTTTAAGCACTATCAGGTGGTACATCCCGGATTCAAATACAACATGATGGACTTGCAAGCAGCCATCGGGTATCACCAACTGCAGCGAATCGAAAAATACGCTGCCCGGCGCAAAGAGATATGGAACCGATACAACGATGTCTTTAAAGAATATCCATTTATCACTCCGTCCGACCCGCCAATGGAGGGCGACCGGCATGCCAGGCACCTGTATACCCTGCTCTTGAAATCGGAAGAGCTGAAAATCGACCGGGATCGATTCATGGAAGCGTTGCATAAGGAAAATATCGGCACCGGTGTTCATTACGTTGCGCTTCATCTTCACCCTTTTTACGGCGAAAAATACCAGTTGACCCGCGGCGCCTTCCCAAATGCGGAATATATTTCCGACAGAACGCTATCGCTGCCGCTGTCTCCCAAGCTAAGCGATGCGGACGTCGAGGATGTCATAACGGCCGTGTGCCGCATTGCCGACTATTATGCCCAATAAAATGAATTTGTTATTGATTACCAGTTCCTATCCTGACCCTCAAGCGACGACACACAGCGGCGGCGGCGTGTTTGTCGAGCATTTCGCCCGCGAGTTGGCCAAAGGTGAGCATGTGGTCGTATTAACCCAACAGGTCGGCAGGAAAAATGTGGCCGGTGCCGGCCGGTCCGGCCTGGAAATCATCAGGTTCCCGTGGAACGGCCGGGGCAAGCCGCTGTCAAACCTCAAGCTGCCTCGAGACTTTCGCTTGATCGCATCTGTCATGTGCAACGGCTTTCTCGCATCTCTGAAAGCGGCAAAAAAGCATGAAATCGATCATACCCTGGCCATTTGGGCCCTCCCCTCGGGCATATGGGCGCTTGGCCTCAAATTGATTATGGGGATTCCTTACGCCACCTGGTCCCTGGGTTCCGACATTTGGAATTATAAAGGCAACTTTTTTTCGAGAATGCTGCTTCGAATCATTCTTCATGAAGCGGACAAATGCTATGCCGATGGCTATCAACTGAAATCAGATGTCGAATCGATCGCCCGGAAAAGATGCAAATTCCTATCGACTTCCCGGTACCTCCCCGACAAAATCGAAAAAAAGGCCTGCGTCAAACCCGACAGAAAAAACTACCTGTTTATCGGGAGATACCATCCGAACAAGGGGCCGGATGTTCTGTTGAAGGCGATTGCGAAACTTTCACCGGTGCATGACAACGATGTTCACTTTCATCTTTTCGGCGAGGGGTATCTGAAACCCGAATTGGAAGATTTCATAGAAAAGAATCAACTCGAGGATATCGTTTCCCTGAACGGCTATATCGAGGAGCGCCTGGCCGTCGCTTACCTGACCGCTTGCGACGCCCTGATCATTCCTTCACGGATAGAATCTATTCCGGTCGTGCTTTCCGATGCCCTCAAAACCGGTTCAAAAATCATTGCCACGGATGTCGGCGACATGGGGTACCTCTTGAAAAAATTCCGCGCCGGCGTTGTCGTCCCCCCTCAATCCCCTGAGAAACTGGCCGACGTTATCGAAAACGAGCTAGCCCATGAGACAGATCCTTTCGCCGAAGGCAGAAAGGCATTGCTGGACCTGTTCGACATAAGCAATACGGTCCGGGCCTTTGTATCGGATCTCGATTCCACAAGCGATCCAGCAGATAGCGGGGGTGGATTTGAACAGTCCCATTAAGAAAACAACCGCTCTCATTCTGCTTGTAATCTTTGCCTGGTGGACCGTCCGATACGTGAACCATCACCTTCATGAATTTTCGGTTATCACGCAGGTACCGCTGTCAATCTTGTGTATACTTTTCCTGTTGTTTATCGGAATAATCGCATCAAACGGAATCACCATAAAATATATCCTGTCGGCTTTTGGAATCCACATCGGACTGAAAGAATTTTTTTCACTGTCCGCCGTTTCCTCTTTGACGAACTATGTAACCATCTTCCGGGGGGGAGCAGGCGTCCGGGCGCTATACCTCAAATCCGCATATAAGCTGGCTTTCTCCGATTTCCTGAGCACGCTCAGTGTAATGTATCTCATCCATTTCCTGGTCAACAGTATATTCGGACTGATCGGCATGTGCCTCCTCAACCTGGCGGAGGTGCCCTTCAACCGCCCGTTGGCCGCCTTATTCGCTTTGCTGTTAATCTTTTCTGCGATCGGGGTTTTCATCAATGTACGCTTGCCTGAATTCAGAATATTTCCACTCAGCGTCATAAGCCGCATCATCAACAATTGGAGCCTGGTACGAAAAGACAGAAGCCTTTTGCTTAAATTGATTGCCAACAACACGGCTTACGCCATACTCGTCGTTCTGCAAACCAAAGTCGCTTTTGTAAATTACGACGTAAACATCTCCTGGGGCTCGGCCATGATCTTTTCAGCAGCCAAATGTCTGGCCCTTCTGCTCACCATAACACCGGGTTCCATCGGTATTGTCGAATGGCTGAGTGTCTATTTGGGAGAATTCCTGGGTTATTCCGGCAGTGGGGCGCTTATGGCGCAGACGTTGATGCGGGTCGTATCGATCGCAACGCTGGCATTAATATTTCCCTTTGCCAGCCGCCACCTCAGCAGGAAAGTCTGAAGCAATATGAATGAATGGAAAATCAAGAGGATAAACGCAGATGTACATACATGGAAAAAACTTATCGCCGGACATCCCCACCTAACCTTTCACAAACCACTGTGGGCGCGGGTAACGCAGGACGGTCTGGGCAGCGAGAACTGCTGCCTCATTTTCGAAAAAAACGGCAAGGTCATGGGGGGAATGCTCGGCTTTGTCAAACAGGTATTATGGGCTAAATTTCTTTATTTCAATCTTCCTTACGGCGGGGTGATCGGCGAAACACCGGATGGTGCAGAATTCGATCGGCTCTTATGTGCATTTGCACTCGAAGAACATATCACCCGGATTCGGATTGTGGACAGCCCCCTGTTGCCGCCGACCCCAGAGGGCGGCTTTCACCTTATCAGGACGCAGACGCATATTCTCGGCATAAAAGGGAAAACATCCGATCGAATTTTGAGCGATTTTCATCCTGGCATCCGGCGCAACATAAAAAAGGCCGTCAAAAGCGGAATCGTCGTGGAAGCGGCTGAAAAAAGGCAAGATGCAAACGCCTTTTACGCCCTTTA from Deltaproteobacteria bacterium carries:
- a CDS encoding RNA polymerase factor sigma-32 produces the protein MPKKTSKKRTKKKKPAVSRNTASNKSVKAKAGLTKDSSANKSLVKFDPLQRYLNEISHYKLLTREEERELGRKVQEEGDTEAAYRLVTANLRLVVKIALEFQRVWMQNLLDLIQEGNIGLMQAVKKFDPYKNVKFSYYASFWIKAYILKFIMDNWRLVKIGTTQGQRKLFFKLKKEKQKLIDDGFDPKPKLLSERLGVSEREIVDMDQRLDGWDVSLDAPLKDDSDTERIEFLSTQTESIEDHVAKKEMETLLHNKISEFKEKMTERELVIFEQRIFSDTPVTLQEIGDRYDISRERVRQIEKNVIKKMREFFKREIPDFEAYALEDRED
- a CDS encoding ArsR family transcriptional regulator, whose amino-acid sequence is MNDLFTGLITSKTRIKLLVRFFFNPTVKSYLRELANEFDVSTNAVRGELSQLTKTELLISKKSGRLVYYKANVDHPLFADLKSMVSKAIGVDTIIDSIVRRLGELDRAYLLDDYAEGKDTGIIDLLLVGNIDPYHLNDLSRKTERYINRKIRSLVITKDEYRTIRPTIEKKPHLLIWEKNYQRNSSGNSEL
- a CDS encoding Gfo/Idh/MocA family oxidoreductase → MNYRNLRVAVAGSGYWGKNLVRNFYELGVLKLICDKNEALLDEYNDRLQGVDTCIAFHDVITRHDIDGIVIATPAETHYRLAREALLSKKHVYVEKPLVLAEEQAEELIHLAEQYDLTLMVGHLLQYHPAFIYLKEIIAKGELGRINYIYSHRLNLGKIRKEENILWSFAPHDISMILGIAGEEPEMVIATGGNYLHNKIADVTTTHLAFPSGLKAHIFVSWLHPFKEQKLVVVGDKKMAVFDDTREWEEKLLLYPHSIRWQNNIPVPDKKEPERAPINPLEPLQEACKQFLESISGGKAPVTDGHEGLRVLRVLERSQQSLDDNYRKVDEKRNAFDSGTVDYYAHQTAVIDPGCHIGSGTKIWHFSHVLSNSTIGRNVTIGQNVMIGPDVSVGHNCKIQNNVSIYKGVTLEEGVFCGPSMVFTNIYNPRAELSKMDQVRPTLVRRGATLGANATIVCGTTLGAYCFVGAGALVNRNLPDHALAVGNPAKQIGWVCRCGERLTDQLDCMVCGTQYEACRSGISPKGV
- a CDS encoding DegT/DnrJ/EryC1/StrS family aminotransferase, translating into MTELPAIAGGTPVRKQYLIFGNPLIEQPEIEDVIDSLESGWLGTGPKVKRFEDAFRDYIGTTQAIAVNSCTAALHLSLLTIGVLPGDEVITTPMTFTATAASIIHAGATPVFVDVDLKSMNMSPDMIESAITERTKAILPVHFAGFPCDMDRILALSRRFGLKIVEDAAHAVESVAHGRKVGNIGDLTCFSFYSTKNIVTGEGGMITTNDKDYMKNIKMLALHGMTTDAWHRFKDKGFKHYQVVHPGFKYNMMDLQAAIGYHQLQRIEKYAARRKEIWNRYNDVFKEYPFITPSDPPMEGDRHARHLYTLLLKSEELKIDRDRFMEALHKENIGTGVHYVALHLHPFYGEKYQLTRGAFPNAEYISDRTLSLPLSPKLSDADVEDVITAVCRIADYYAQ
- a CDS encoding glycosyltransferase, whose protein sequence is MNLLLITSSYPDPQATTHSGGGVFVEHFARELAKGEHVVVLTQQVGRKNVAGAGRSGLEIIRFPWNGRGKPLSNLKLPRDFRLIASVMCNGFLASLKAAKKHEIDHTLAIWALPSGIWALGLKLIMGIPYATWSLGSDIWNYKGNFFSRMLLRIILHEADKCYADGYQLKSDVESIARKRCKFLSTSRYLPDKIEKKACVKPDRKNYLFIGRYHPNKGPDVLLKAIAKLSPVHDNDVHFHLFGEGYLKPELEDFIEKNQLEDIVSLNGYIEERLAVAYLTACDALIIPSRIESIPVVLSDALKTGSKIIATDVGDMGYLLKKFRAGVVVPPQSPEKLADVIENELAHETDPFAEGRKALLDLFDISNTVRAFVSDLDSTSDPADSGGGFEQSH
- a CDS encoding flippase-like domain-containing protein — its product is MDLNSPIKKTTALILLVIFAWWTVRYVNHHLHEFSVITQVPLSILCILFLLFIGIIASNGITIKYILSAFGIHIGLKEFFSLSAVSSLTNYVTIFRGGAGVRALYLKSAYKLAFSDFLSTLSVMYLIHFLVNSIFGLIGMCLLNLAEVPFNRPLAALFALLLIFSAIGVFINVRLPEFRIFPLSVISRIINNWSLVRKDRSLLLKLIANNTAYAILVVLQTKVAFVNYDVNISWGSAMIFSAAKCLALLLTITPGSIGIVEWLSVYLGEFLGYSGSGALMAQTLMRVVSIATLALIFPFASRHLSRKV
- a CDS encoding GNAT family N-acetyltransferase → MNEWKIKRINADVHTWKKLIAGHPHLTFHKPLWARVTQDGLGSENCCLIFEKNGKVMGGMLGFVKQVLWAKFLYFNLPYGGVIGETPDGAEFDRLLCAFALEEHITRIRIVDSPLLPPTPEGGFHLIRTQTHILGIKGKTSDRILSDFHPGIRRNIKKAVKSGIVVEAAEKRQDANAFYALYLESMQRNEAVPKYGRSFVDAVFEHIIKAGQGTLLLAKMKEKPIAGVLLVDSENMTHYLMGGSRTSCLRYRPNDLLFFEAIKRAANGGSDYFDFLPSGVNDHNLMRFKTKWGAAPYPVHTLERIVQPTRMKFWDCAYRLGQTKAARRLIQRYRNRK